A genomic region of Chaetodon auriga isolate fChaAug3 chromosome 11, fChaAug3.hap1, whole genome shotgun sequence contains the following coding sequences:
- the tacc2 gene encoding uncharacterized protein tacc2 isoform X5 — MPEVIESKREGESVRRDSLERVATVALAEREKAVGENGLGGIEKCLSSAVGETEGLLDSLPQLSLICSQGKRSLAFSAKEGQAASEESCTSKMPHNSAEIELKRQRETAIRSADTELSPAEEGARGKEPFSRLEAYINISPLGLITGPDCQDHSAAGLERAVEGGGGGGGGGGGGGGEEVELKGGLAKEHSSFSQPEGSASGVSSSETETCPPTDVAESQLKSQSWRESIATITESICTEKDRLSHPCQEQHGSAISPLPADPEQSSSNTDGGVRADLKLNLISEEWGDTCEESSITETERNSSQVFLSLISPQPLTTSRQIPVERQASNNQQVQPESSTTEARTAESASEFQVQAQSQSKRGSPTMSGAGVNLYDSSGCNNRVHFADTVKQEGSSSVDLRNMLVSAMDCASLPPLTVHESLHHPIVEASYTFPDFLSLKKQEIPTNAAPMTGERAIQCPADLTKPQKDVQLDKGDAETKDTKKNINIDQSGTNTVDLQSVTEACSKQLPAPDEKNQTGNEKYFVLSPTAGITASEADHLPVEQVSANVTKQVEMETEKGAVNVCLSKEKEIDQLHAKSQGSVKTGQPQESPLISDATVILEEKEGKQHPLLSCSVLPADDVTCKPLNVVSAELPSGHLSTDLDPSSKSETVTLTSIASSEAKPSDPSYQPPDQLDQTPPCGLVTTDPVTTSEGSTIHSADLTKGESASEVTASDQSMPVTEQCPTNPTFVLPPPGPMLSHLEFITDCDISLPEQKDNHSADGDSTKLCGEVDGSKSREMTPVSVALDLKQGDVSVTADETCPKLEDGNYATESDIKLDNSVIDDVNIPFPQEQSLSPAAKPPGATCALAKGGSDNIISLSHTEPVSVGIKPVICEASIKDDLINVSCPLSSDLPTNEAYDATKQDNVKEKHTMGDQTCTLFEEEKKQTEESTMDNQKETANRNKLQTGKTGTTPQQSNRPDKEALEEIGDLQPPHKHKVQNTESPVRDIKEEEDMKSGIVSNSQRETSCLSPDQPAGSSEDISAEVESGSEPQTVYDQSSCQNPTATLERRSDRDTAPDLSVALGQSESTPDPVCFAQQQDQQQPHLGSRHPTEELSGGCLEGPEKTNSQGRQTQALVPGVRGAAEKGDGENLCQSGSRDDLTGDDSSDNEQVISLEKGEGVQAAPGVDRVCVSLQLACDLNDSGRAAERKASADIGIVTACSHVAETRQGMEENKSPGLGIVGSTTDLMPDTEFESDLSGKGQQKSNLSASCQDPCGTPVTSKNTAVSVEPASQEREISPLQISVSSKVSTDSHDIHTEDFPSANEAEEIGTKIFITLPDPVGQPETVEKDFSAAMAVKSNSSETEECEIPDTVCKPLELQSASITSATQSSPVAQTPIKGSDVEEITKEDKAALEEEKASSQGKEQNEIKAINNEATEKQGAVNLSGGTEDSSSGSVKTSDLCESVVSQSGTETPVCHSERNVGLSENDNDRTDRISPDVITGPSVVSSKCLQDFASTPPAAPTQSEKSHDQVLSKPQDDIVVNHIATASQFEGGSLEKTPACISSVEQVNTEAADVSESPASGLTAQEPETNWIKALKEAASQSQSKQENAVEASRPLPSLESPQLEFLTPTEEVVAPLRQEDIPPPEQVAENTTEIPPSNLVKKPLDLPEPLEKTAELLEPAQHTVQHPEPIQSTNIDLPEETKKVELLEPTKKEEEPPEELPEPAGEPETSSEIAEEPAELPEPARSIEELPEPIKNEEPEPAKTTTEALEPEKKLISELPEEVVEKPAEVPHEEPFKAETDQDPADVLQDSGPSHAEQAERGDRAPAPPPPPTTEYHFSPALPPLLHDTTEFPTPPPTPPERHTPGALLTPPASPHLPPPPAPASPPVPSTYQCEDPSSAPCHPPLRSSDSDGAFETPESTTPVKAVSPIEPQTQQLPSSDKVADTSVSDPTSDLASDEPPCRSLSIVFDEDKPIAASGTYNIDVFATDSTTHALTRSLSLQGGELDTAGLLDGSAVGGFRPHSESFSVGTESAPGTLHRPKKVRPGSLKKKPLLRQNSNPESPRPASSSSTPEIKKRAKPRTANPVQAQEEAEGGSATPSPGGTLRRARKSRVETPPPLPEENNHTSQEESLVIPALPLCQEEAPHPGSPTSKDESPIPPSSSYKWDPDNFENIDPFNTGGSKIPNSPDLGRKGPLCGPIAIPPESPCVSAVEPCPPAPLEEPITNPEEQPIIPKRQSVRLEFDYSEESGEASHQASPPPKKVGKKPGGKMPLRKPKLGLKKAPPAQTEQLDNQPPATHNGNEEEIPVPKVSYNVEPDKWDDPNFNPFSSKKCISNSPKLSRPSYSFDPNNFDDSIDPFKSSNRMANSPPKASASFELSSNDYDNENDNDNIGELEDQNQNKPAKKKKTPIKSKSKGVSSLCCLFNTFRVKRSPKKSPLSDPSQDLTPADEPASLHPQDDHATDEEKLASSTSHKWAALHDTDADLNSDQQDFPQPCDLTSFVNENSLPHQAPVQDYEIEYMEKIGSSSPPLSVKKPSLYLKLDSVSDNLSKNTCAHGSEPSSPCTGSFEEMEAQITAGMKTPVLNSRPGPEGSAGDKGRKRESDALSRTQSTERDEQPPSQGPVEAPAPAMAMPLLDRLSECDDPLQYLEPDLAETNPTAFAQKLQHRDVSSPIESAVSKTSLYTRTTSYIEGESPHLPRELDHSLGIAREEIVTKEKEVLEWQRKYEDSRQEVVEMRRIVAEYEKTIAQMIGEFQDDQKEKSLSHHTIQQLIMEKDQALADLNSVEKSLADLFRRYEKMKDVLEGFRKNEEVLKKCAQEYLSRVRKEEQRYQALKIHAEEKLDKANSEIAQVRAKAKQEHAAHQASVRKEQMKVESLERTLEQKNKEIEELTKICDELIAKMGRS, encoded by the exons ATGCCAGAAGTGAtagaaagcaagagagagggagaaagcgTGAGGCGTGATTCACTGGAGAGAGTAGCTACTGTAGCACTCgcggagagagagaaggcagtAGGAGAGAACGGTTTGGGAGGAATAGAAAAGTGCCTCAGTTCTGCAGTCGGAGAGACAGAAGGACTCCTGGACAGCCTTCCTCAGCTCTCGTTAATCTGTTCCCAGGGAAAACGCTCACTTGCGTTCTCAGCCAAAGAGGGACAGGCTGCATCTGAGGAAAGCTGCACCAGCAAAATGCCTCACAACTCGGCTGAGATTGAattgaagagacagagagagacagccatTCGCAGTGCAGACACAGAGCTCTCACCTGCCGAAGAGGGAGCCAGAGGAAAGGAGCCATTTAGCCGGTTAGAAGCATATATCAATATTTCTCCCCTTGGACTAATCACTGGTCCTGATTGTCAGgatcacagtgctgctggattGGAGAGAGCagtagagggaggaggaggaggaggaggaggaggaggaggaggaggaggagaggaggtggaatTGAAAGGAGGGCTGGCTAAAGAGCACAGTTCATTCAGCCAGCCAGAAGGCTCTGCTAGTGGGGTGTCATCAAGTGAGACTGAGACGTGTCCGCCCACCGATGTTGCCGAGTCACAGCTGAAGtcacagagctggagagagtCGATTGCTACCATCACTGAAAGCATCTGCACTGAAAAGGATCGTCTCTCTCACCCCTGCCAGGAGCAGCATGGCTCAGCAATATCGCCTCTTCCCGCTGACCCTGAACAGAGCTCCAGCAATACAGACGGAGGGGTAAGGGCTGATCTCAAACTGAATTTGATTTCAGAGGAATGGGGAGACACTTGTGAGGAGTCATCCAtcacagagacggagagaaacagcagccaAGTCTTCTTGTCTTTAATCTCACCTCAGCCTTTGACTACTTCACGACAAATCCCAGTTGAGCGACAAGCGAGCAACAATCAACAGGTCCAACCTGAAAGTAGCACAACAGAAGCCAGGACAGCCGAAAGTGCATCTGAGTTCCAGGTCCAAGCCCAGAGCCAGAGCAAAAGAGGTAGCCCAACTATGTCTGGAGCAGGTGTGAACTTATATGACAGCAGTGGATGCAACAATAGAGTTCACTTTGCGGACACTGTGAAACAAGAAGGCAGTTCCTCTGTGGACCTCAGGAACATGTTGGTGTCAGCTATGGACTGTGCATCTTTGCCTCCGCTGACTGTACATGAGAGTTTGCACCATCCTATTGTTGAGGCCAGCTACACCTTCCCAGACTTCCTCAGCTTGAAGAAGCAAGAAATCCCCACAAATGCAGCTCCTATGACGGGTGAACGAGCAATACAGTGTCCTGCTGACTTAACAAAGCCACAGAAAGATGTCCAGTTGGATAAAGGAGATGCAGAGACTAAAGATACcaagaaaaacattaacataGATCAGTCGGGTACAAACACTGTGGATTTACAGTCGGTGACTGAGGCCTGCTCAAAACAGCTCCCAGCTCCTGATGAGAAGAATCAGACTGGTAACGAAAAATATTTTGTCCTTTCACCGACAGCAGGAATTACTGCCTCTGAGGCGGATCATTTGCCAGTTGAACAGGTGTCGGCAAATGTGACAAAGCAAGTAGAGATGGAAACAGAGAAGGgtgctgtaaatgtgtgtttgtcaaaggaGAAAGAGATAGATCAATTACATGCTAAGTCTCAAGGCTCAGTCAAGACTGGCCAGCCTCAGGAGTCACCTTTAATAAGTGATGCTACTGTCATTcttgaagaaaaagaaggtaAACAACATCCTCTCCTCTCGTGTTCTGTGCTTCCAGCTGATGATGTTACCTGCAAGCCTTTAAATGTTGTCTCTGCTGAGTTACCTTCTGGACATCTCTCTACTGACCTTGACCCCAGTTCAAAATCTGAAACTGTGACCTTGACCAGCATAGCCTCTTCTGAGGCAAAGCCAAGTGACCCCAGTTATCAGCCTCCTGACCAATTAGATCAAACACCTCCTTGTGGACTAGTTACAACAGACCCTGTAACGACTAGCGAGGGGTCCACAATTCACTCTGCTGATTTGACAAAGGGTGAATCAGCTTCAGAAGTGACAGCCTCTGACCAGTCAATGCCTGTTACCGAGCAATGTCCTACTAATCCTACTTTTGTGCTGCCTCCCCCTGGCCCAATGTTGAGTCACTTGGAGTTCATTACTGACTGTGATATCTCTCTTCCTGAGCAGAAAGATAACCACAGTGCTGATGGTGACAGCACCAAACTCTGTGGGGAAGTGGATGGCAGCAAGAGCAGGGAAATGACCCCAGTCTCTGTAGCACTGGATCTGAAGCAAGGTGACGTCAGCGTTACAGCAGATGAGACTTGTCCGAAACTGGAGGATGGAAACTATGCTACGGAGTCTGATATTAAACTTGATAATTCTGTAATTGATGATGTAAATATTCCATTTCCACAAGAGCAAAGTCTGTCTCCTGCAGCAAAGCCTCCTGGTGCAACGTGTGCACTGGCAAAGGGTGGATCTGATAATATTATTTCTCTATCTCATACTGAGCCGGTCTCTGTTGGCATTAAACCTGTTATCTGTGAAGCATCCATTAAGGATGACCTCATTAATGTCAGTTGCCCACTCAGCTCTGACCTGCCTACCAATGAGGCTTATGATGCGACTAAACAAGACAATgtaaaagagaaacacacaatggGAGACCAGACCTGCACGCTatttgaagaggaaaagaagcaaaCTGAAGAGTCAACAATGGATAATCAAAAGGAAACAGCAAACCGCAAcaagctgcagacaggaaagacAGGCACAACACCACAGCAGAGTAATCGACCAGATAAAGAGGCTTTAGAGGAAATTGGAGACCTGCAGCCACCACATAAACATAAAGTACAAAATACTGAATCACCAGTAAGGGATataaaggaggaagaagacatgAAGAGTGGCATTGTGTCTAATAGCCAGAGAGAGACTTCTTGCTTATCTCCTGACCAACCTGCAGGCTCATCTGAGGACATAAGTGCTGAGGTAGAGTCTGGTAGTGAACCTCAGACTGTTTATGACCAGAGTTCATGCCAAAACCCAACAGCAACACTGGAACGCAGGTCTGACAGGGACACGGCACCAGATCTGAGTGTGGCTCTTGGCCAGTCAGAGTCCACACCAGATCCAGTGTGTTTTGCTCAGCAACAGGATCAACAGCAGCCGCATCTGGGATCCAGACATCCCACAGAGGAATTGTCAGGTGGTTGTCTAGAGGGGCCAGAAAAGACTAACAGTCAGGGCAGGCAGACTCAAGCACTCGTTCCAGGGGTAAGAGgggcagcagagaaaggagacGGCGAGAATTTGTGTCAGTCAGGAAGCAGGGATGACTTGACAGgtgatgacagcagtgacaatGAACAAGTGATAAGTCTAGAGAAGGGAGAGGGAGTGCAAGCTGCACCAGGGGTTGACAGGGTTTGTGTGTCGTTGCAGCTTGCCTGTGATTTAAATGACAGCGGAAGGGCTGCTGAGAGAAAAGCCTCAGCTGACATAGGCATAGTGACTGCTTGTTCTCATGTTGCCGAGACACGTCAGGGAATGGAAGAGAATAAAAGCCCCGGGTTAGGAATAGTTGGGTCAACTACAGATTTAATGCCAGACACTGAGTTTGAGAGCGATTTGAGTGGTAAAGGTCAGCAAAAAAGCAACCTCTCAGCTTCCTGTCAAGACCCATGTGGAACACCTGTGACCTCAAAGAACACTGCTGTATCTGTTGAGCCAGCATCACAGGAACGTGAGATTTCGCCTCTCCAGATCTCTGTTTCATCAAAGGTCAGCACAGATAGTCATGACATTCATACAGAAGATTTTCCAAGTGCAAACGAGGCTGAAGAAATTGGTACAAAAATATTCATTACTTTGCCAGATCCTGTTGGGCAACCAGAAACTGTGGAAAAGGATTTCAGTGCTGCCATGGCTGTGAAAAGCAACAGTAGTGAAACTGAGGAGTGTGAAATTCCGGATACAGTGTGCAAGCCTCTTGAGCTACAAAGCGCCAGTATAACCTCAGCCACACAAAGCAGCCCAGTAGCACAAACACCCATAAAAGGCTCTGATGTGGAGGAGATCACAAAGGAAGATAAAGCAGCtttggaggaagaaaaagctaGCAGCCAGGGGAAGGAACAAAATGAGATAAAAGCGATAAACAATGAAGCAACAGAAAAGCAGGGGGCTGTAAATCTAAGTGGGGGCACTGAAGACAGCAGCTCGGGATCAGTTAAAACTTCAGACCTTTGTGAAAGTGTCGTGTCACAAAGCGGCACAGAGACTCCTGTTTGTCACTCTGAGAGGAACGTTGGTCTGTCAGAAAATGACAATGATAGAACAGATAGAATAAGCCCTGATGTTATCACTGGTCCATCTGTTGTTTCCTCAAAGTGCCTGCAAGATTTTGCATCGACCCCTCCTGCAGCGCCTACCCAGTCAGAGAAGTCACATGATCAGGTGTTGTCAAAGCCCCAAGATGATATTGTGGTAAACCACATTGCTACCGCCTCCCAGTTCGAGGGAGGATCACTTGAAAAAACTCCTGCCTGCATCTCCTCTGTTGAACAAGTGAATACAGAGGCTGCTGATGTGTCAGAGAGTCCTGCAAGTGGACTAACAGCCCAAGAACCAGAAACAAACTGGATAAAAGCTCTAAAAGAAGCTGCCTCCCAGTCTCAGAGTAAACAAGAGAACGCAGTGGAGGCCTCAAG ACCCCTCCCTTCTCTGGAGTCTCCTCAACTGGAGTTTCTTACTCCAACCGAGGAGGTAGTTGCTCCTCTGAGACAGGAGGACATCCCACCACCGGAGCAAGTAGCAGAGAATACAACAGAGATCCCTCCTTCAAATCTTGTGAAGAAGCCACTGGATCTCCCTGAACCTTtagaaaagacagcagagctcctaGAGCCAGCACAGCACACAGTACAGCACCCAGAACCAATACAGAGCACAAATATAGATCtcccagaggaaacaaagaaagtaGAGCTCTTAGAACCAACCAAGAAAGAAGAGGAGCCTCCAGAAGAGCTTCCAGAACCAGCAGGTGAGCCAGAAACTTCTTCAGAAATAGCAGAGGAGCCAGCTGAGCTACCAGAACCGGCAAGAAGCATAGAGGAGCTCCCAGAACCAATAAAGAATGAAGAACCAGAGCCAGCAAAGACGACAACAGAGGCCCTAGAACCAGAGAAGAAGCTGATCAGTGAGCTgccagaggaggtggtggagaaaCCTGCAGAGGTCCCACACGAGGAGCcatttaaagcagaaacagaccAGGATCCTGCTGACGTGCTACAGGACAGCGG GCCCTCCCACGctgagcaggcagagagaggtgACCGtgcccctgccccccccccacctcctaCCACAGAGTACCACTTCTCgcctgccctccctcctctcctgcacgACACCACTGAGTtccccactcctcctcccacACCCCCGGAGAGGCACACACCCGGAGCTCTACTAACCCCACCTGCATctccccacctcccccctcctcctgcccctGCCTCCCCTCCAGTACCTTCCACTTACCAGTGTGAGGACCCTTCTTCCGCACCCTGCCACCCCCCTTTAAG GAGCTCAGACTCTGATGGAGCTTTTGAAACCCCTGAATCCACAACTCCAGTGAAGGCTGTTTCTCCTATAGAGCCCCAAACTCAGCAACTACCATCCAGTGACAAAg TAGCAGACACCTCAGTCAGTGATCCTACCTCTGACTTGGCTTCAGACGAGCCACCCTGCCGTTCACTCTCCATTGTTTTTGATGAGGACAAGCCCATAGCAGCCAGTGGCACCTACAACATTGACGTTTTTGCCACAGATTCAACAACTCACGCTCTGACACGTTCACTCAGTCTCCAGGGAGGAGAACTAGACACTGCTGGTCTGTTGGATGGATCAGCAGTCGGAGGCTTCCGTCCACATTCTGAATCCTTCAGTGTGGGCACTGAGAGTGCTCCAGGAACACTCCATAGGCCTAAGAAAGTCCGTCCTGGGTCTTTGAAGAAGAAGCCTCTTCTCAGACAGAACTCAAACCCAGAGAGTCCAAGGCCAGCCTCATCCAGCAGCACCCCGGAGATCAAGAAGCGGGCAAAGCCTAGAACTGCCAACCCTGTCCAGGctcaggaggaagcagagggaggatCTGCAACTCCGAGCCCTGGAGGAACCCTCCGAAGGGCCAGGAAGAGCCGTGTGgagactcctcctcctctgccagaGGAGAACAATCATACCAGCCAAGAGGAGAGCCTTGTCATCCCGGCCTTACCTTTGTGCCAGGAGGAGGCCCCTCACCCTGGTAGTCCAACAAGCAAAGACGAGTCCCCCATTCCCCCAAGTAGCTCCTACAAATGGGATCCAGATAATTTTGAAAACATAGACCCTTTCAATACTGGAGGTAGTAAAATTCCCAATTCTCCAGATCTGGGTCGTAAAGGTCCTCTGTGTGGTCCCATTGCAATCCCTCCAGAGAGtccctgtgtctctgctgtggagCCGTGTCCTCCGGCTCCTCTTGAAGAGCCTATCACCAACCCTGAAGAGCAACCCATCATCCCCAAACGTCAGTCAGTAAGGCTGGAGTTTGATTACTCTGAGGAGAGCGGTGAGGCATCACACCAGGCCTCTCCCCCACCCAAGAAAGTGGGCAAGAAGCCCGGTGGCAAGATGCCTCTTAGGAAACCAAAGCTGGGGCTGAAGAAGGCCCCTCCAGCACAGACGGAGCAGCTGGACAACCAACCTCCAGCAACCCACAATGGCAACGAGGAGGAAATCCCTGTCCCTAAGGTATCTTACAACGTTGAGCCTGACAAGTGGGACGATCCGAACTTCAATCCATTTTCTTCCAAGAAATGTATCAGCAACTCCCCCAAACTGTCCAGGCCATCTTATAGTTTTGACCCCAATAACTTTGATGACTCCATAGACCCTTTCAAATCCTCAAATAGGATGGCCAACTCCCCTCCTAAGGCCTCTGCCTCCTTTGAACTGTCATCCAATGACTatgacaatgaaaatgacaatgacaacatCGGGGAACTGGAGGACCAAAATCAGAACAAGCctgccaagaagaagaaaactccCATTAAATC GAAGTCCAAGGGTGTGTCTtctctttgttgtctgtt tAATACTTTCAGAGTGAAGAGGTCGCCAAAGAAATCCCCATTGTCTGACCCATCCCAG GATCTTACACCTGCAGACGAACCTGCCTCCCTCCACCCACAGGACGACCACGCCACCGACGAGGAGAAGCTGGCCTCCTCCACCAGTCATAAGTGGGCAGCCCTGCACGACACGGATGCAGATTTGAACTCTGACCAACAAGACTTCCCTCAGCCGTGTGACCTTACGTCCTTTGTAAATGAGAACAGTCTTCCTCATCAGGCTCCAG TGCAAGACTATGAAATTGAGTACATGGAGAAGATTGGCTCCTCTTCGCCT CCACTGTCTGTGAAGAAGCCATCATTGTACCTGAAGTTGGACTCAGTTTCGGACAACTTAAGCAAGAACACGTGTGCACATGGATCTGAGCCCAGCTCCCCCTGCACAGG AAGTTTTGAGGAGATGGAGGCCCAGATAACAGCAGGTATGAAGACACCGGTGCTCAACTCCCGGCCTGGTCCCGAGGGCTCTGCTGGAGACAAgggcaggaagagagaaagtgacGCACTCAGCCgaacacaaagcacagagaggGACGAGCAG CCCCCTAGCCAGGGCCCCGTGGAGGCCCCCGCTCCAGCTATGGCCATGCCCCTGTTAGACAGGCTGTCTGAGTGTGATGACCCCCTGCAGTACCTGGAGCCTGACCTGGCTGAGACCAACCCCACCGCATTCGCCCAAAAACTACAG